CGTGGAAATATACTTGACTGTACATGGAACAACTGGTAGATACCCCTTCAAATGAAAACCAGAAGCTTGTGGAGCTCGCTGTTGTGGCTATAGTTTGGGAATTTTGAATGGAAAGAAATCTAGGGGTTTTCCTGATGCTTAGAATTGGGGAAAATGTGAGAGGCATTATCAAATTTCTCAACTGGTTGATGTCTTACCTCCTCATTTCTCCCAACTTATATTCTAACTAATTGTTTCCCACCTAAAAAAGATTGTCACTTTTAGTACCACATAAAGCCTATGAGACATTGCATCAAGTGGAGAAGGAACtacttcaaattattaaaactgCCATGAGATGTGAATAATTCAGAGCCCCAACCTTTGCAATTCTGTCTGTAATGCTTTCAGATGACAATTGAGATGCACGAACATCTTTGACCTTTATGTAATTATACATGAGGACGCCACATAATGCTGCATGGAGAAAAGGGTTGGTAAGTTGAATATCGAATTAAATTAGTAAGTCATAATGGGAAAAATTCTCCCCTAGAAAGGATTACCAATTGCATAGCCAATGATATTCAACCCTGTTATCGTAGATTCAGGAAATATAACAGTTGAGAGGGCTATTAGTATCCAGTCCTTGAGAACACCAGCAACTCGAATAGTAACGGCTCCAGTTCTTCCAATTACtaagaaaatagagaagttCAATGCCAAGGCACACAGTGCATTCGAAAAAAAGATCCAGAAGTTGAACTGAATTTGAGCAACTTGCATTTCTGGCTTCTCCAACAAGTACCAAGGAACAAACAGGAAAACAAAACTGCATGAATCAAACACACAAAGTGAGCAGCTAATTCAATTGACCCCCATTAAATTAGAATCTAGCTTTTGTCGCATATAAGTTGATTTACAGTGAATAATTATTACTGcttcaaaatgaaatcttGATAATCCATTGACAAAGTTACTTGACTACTTTGAGTCGAGAAGCATCGAACTACACTCTACCTGCATGGAGCAATGTAATATAAGCTGGTGATAGGATTTAGAGTTAAGCCCTTCTTTTGTAGAAGGACCTGCGTCAAGACCAGCCTGAGAGCTTCTGCAAAGATACCCGTGACCTGGTAAACTGTGCCTACTACGTTAAAATGGATCTCACCATATGAGGAAATGACAACCCCAACACTGACCAACAACATGTTCAAGAAAACGTCACACCTTAACTTGTCCGTACCACACACAACAGCCATTAAAAATGTGGCTACTGGCactgaaaaatcaaatttaaatctaatcaATTTACATTTATAAGAAGTCTCATTCTAGAAGTGCAAAAAGCATGAAGTTAAGCCTGCATACTTAAAGCCTTAAGCATCTGAATGAAGGCCACAGATATGTGTAAGTAGGCAGTGTTACCAAACCTGAAATATTAATAGTTAGTAATACTGAAACCAATGTGAACATGACGCAAAGGACCTCAAACAATCTTACAAAAA
This is a stretch of genomic DNA from Cucumis sativus cultivar 9930 chromosome 4, Cucumber_9930_V3, whole genome shotgun sequence. It encodes these proteins:
- the LOC101219506 gene encoding probable sugar phosphate/phosphate translocator At1g48230 yields the protein MINRPLVLTYLYLFIYILLSSGVILYNKWVLSPKYFNFPLPITLTMIHMGFSGAVAFFLVRVFKVVSPVKMTFEIYATCVIPISAFFASSLWFGNTAYLHISVAFIQMLKALMPVATFLMAVVCGTDKLRCDVFLNMLLVSVGVVISSYGEIHFNVVGTVYQVTGIFAEALRLVLTQVLLQKKGLTLNPITSLYYIAPCSFVFLFVPWYLLEKPEMQVAQIQFNFWIFFSNALCALALNFSIFLVIGRTGAVTIRVAGVLKDWILIALSTVIFPESTITGLNIIGYAIALCGVLMYNYIKVKDVRASQLSSESITDRIAKDWKLEKKSTDIFTSNSNDGNGGNGSSDINVDEEAPLLSSRLSHVGRMQVGNHNQ